TTTTTCAGCCCTATTTCACGCAGCCTTTCGTCCAGATACTCGCCGGCGGTAATGGGTTCGTATGCCAGCGGATGCTTGTCGTCCACGCAGCTGCTGAGGCAACTCAGGTCCATACCCGATTTCGGATGAAGGAAGAAGGGAATGGAAAACCGGGAGGTGCCCCATAATTCACGCGGAGGATTAACCACGCGATGGGTAGTGGATTTAAGACGGTTGTTGGTCAGCCTTTGCAGCATATCCCCCACATTCACCACGATCTGTTCCGGCAGTGATGTCACAGGTACCCAGTTGCCCTGCTTGTCCTGTATCTGCAGGCCGTCCGCAGAGGCGCCGACCAGCAGGGTAATAAGGTTGATGTCCTCATGCTGCTCCGCTCGGATGGCCGATTTCGGTTCCTGTGTGATGGGGGGATAATGAATAGCGCGAAGGATGGAATTGCCGTTATGGATCTTGTCATCAAAATAATGCTCATCCAGGCCGAGATATAAAGCGATGGCTTGCAGGAGCGCCCGGCCGGACTGCTCAAAGCCCCGGTAGGCTTTAAAGAAAGTGGGCGTGAAAGCCGGCACTTCTTTTACCTGCACATTGTCAGGATACTCTGCTTTGACAGGATCATTGTCTTCCACCGACTGGCCGAACTGGAAGAACTCTTTCAGGTCCGGCGCATCAAACCCTTTGGCATGTTCTTTTCCGAAGGAAGTGTAGCCGCGCTGGCCCGCCAGCTCCGGGATCTCATAGCTGTGCTTGGTTGCAGCCGGCAATCTGAAAAACTCCTGAACATACTTGTACAGATCAGCGATCAACTCATCGGGAATGCCGTGGTTCCTGACCGCCACAAAGCCCACTTCTTCATAAGCTTTTCCAAGTTGTGCCACAAAAGCAGCCTTGCGCGCGGGATCGCCGGAAGTGAAGTCCGCCAGGTCTACGGACGGAATGGTGTTAACGGTAGCCATATAGTATTGTGTTTGGAATACTATAAAGATACGGGAAAAGCCATCTATTCCCCCAGCATCCTCAACTCCGTTCCGGAAATATCCACCAGCGCAAATCTGGCCACGCGGTTGATCTTCATCTCGTCCAGCGCATCCACCACATTACGGTACTGTGCGCCCGGTGAGGCTTTGACGGAAACCACCAGCTGGTCCGCATCGCCATACAGCTGAGCCACCTTTTGCTGTTTCGCACGGATCACTTCCCCGATGCCTTTACCGGGTGAAAAGCTGCTGCGGTGTATGACCGGCGGCGCGACAGGATCATCCCCCTGCCCATCGTACCAGGAAATGGAGTTGTTGGCGCCAACCAGCAGCGTAAGGGATTTGCTGGCCCCTACCGGCATAGGAGGCCCGTCCGCCGGCATGATGAGGGACAGGGAACGCGGTTTGCTCATGGTGGTAGTGAGCATGAAAAAAGTGATCAGCAGGAATCCGAGGTCTACCATCGGCGTCATATCTACCCTTGTAGATAATTTCTTGCTGCGCCTGCCGCCGCGCCGGCGGCCGCTTTCAGCCTGGGTGTTCATTTCAGCCATAAGAGATGTTTTTTGGGTAAACCGGCAACGGGTGCGAAACCCGTTGCCGGTTTAAAATAACACACACTTATTACAGTGTTTTGCTCAATGCAAAAGAGATGCGGGAAGGGGATGTTTCCATAAAAGAATCCTGCAGCGGCATGGCATGTAAATGCACAGATTCAGCATAACGGCCGGGAGAATAAAAAAACGCGGGAGGCTGCACATAAAACAGGGGTGTACCTTTTATGGATACACCCCTGCTGTTATATTCATCGGAATATGCCTTGTTAAAACTCCGCGTTCTTGGGTGTGCGCGGGAAGGGGATCACATCGCGGATATTGGTCATGCCGCTGACGAACAGCACCAGGCGTTCGAAACCAAGACCAAAACCGGAATGGGGCGCAGTGCCGAAACGGCGGGTATCCAGGTACCAGCTCAGCTCTTCCACCGGAACGTTCATGGCTTTCATGCGTTCCACCAGTTTTTCGTAGCTCTCTTCCCGTTGTGAACCGCCAACGATCTCACCGATGCCGGGGAAGAGAATATCCATGGCCCGGACGGTTTTGCCGTCGTCATTGCGTTTCATGTAGAATGATTTGATGGCGGCGGGGTAATCCGTCAGGATCACCGGCTTTTTGAAATGTTTTTCCACCAGGTAACGCTCATGCTCGCTCTGCAGATCAGCCCCCCATTCTTCCACGATGTACTGGAATTTCTTGTTCTTGTTGGGTTTGCTGTTCTTCAGGATGTCGATAGCCGTTGTATAGGTGATGCGTTCAAACTTGTTGTTCAGCACAAATTCCAGCTTCTCGATCAATCCCATTTCACTGCGTTCCTGCTGGGGTTTCTGCTTTTCTTCATCGGCCAGGCGTTGCGCCAGGAAGTCCAGGTCTTCCCGGTTATGCTGCAGTGCGTAGCCGATCACGTATTTGATGAATTTCTCGGCAAGGTCCATATTATCGTTCAGGTCGTAGAACGCCATTTCCGGCTCTATCATCCAGAACTCGGCGAGGTGGCGGGCGGTGTTGGAGTTTTCCGCACGAAAGGTAGGCCCGAAAGTGTAGATCTCCCCGAATGCCATGGCGCCCAGCTCACCTTCCAGCTGGCCGGATACGGTGAGGTTGGTGGAACGGCCGAAGAAGTCCTCTTTAAAATCGATCTCTCCTTCCGCGTTCCGGGGCGGATTTTTCAGGTCCAGCGTGGTTACGCGGAACATTTCCCCGGCGCCTTCCGCATCGGAGGCGGTGATGATAGGGGTATGCAGGTACACGAAGCCCTTATCATTAAAGAACTGGTTTACGGCGAAGGCCAGGGAATGGCGCAGGCGGAAAACGGCGCCAAATGTGTTGGTCCGGAAGCGCAGGTGTGCGATCTCCCGCAGGAATTCCAGGCTTTGTTTCTGGGGCTGTATGGGGTAAGCCTCCGCATCGCAGTCGCCCAGCACTTCGAGTACAGCAGCTTTCAGTTCCAGCTTCTGCCCTTTGCCCAGGGAAGGTATCACCTCTCCGGTAACGCTGATGGCGGCACCGCGGGTGAGCCGCCGGAATTCAGCGGGGTCCATTTGTTCCGGGTCTACCACGATCTGCAGGTTATTATTGGTAGAGCCATCGTTCAATGCTATAAACTGGTTGTTACGGAAAGTGCGTATCCATCCCTTTACCGTTACTGCATAGTTTGTCTGGTCGCTGGACAAGATCTGTTTGATCTTCACTCTTTGGCTCATATCAATAATAAATTTTATAATGAGTTGCAAAAATAATGTTTTCTCCCGATGCCCGGGGGCTGTTTTTCCGGCTTCCGGGGGTGTTGGAAATGGCGCGCGATTTGCAATAGAACCGGAGGTAACCGTTATGGGTTCAGGGATACAAACATTCTGTTAAAATTATATACATTAACAGTAAGCGCTCAATATTTATTTGGAGAATACTAAAACTTGTTTTAATCTTGTATTTATAATCTGTCTGATTAAGTTCCAATTTACCACCTTCATCAGCAGTCCTTAACTCAAAGCGATCCCTATCAATTTAATGATCAAAGCTTTATTATTGACTCAAAACAATTATTTATTAATTGGTGTATGTTGGTATGCAGTGGTACCCACCTCACGACACTTCTAAAATTTGACAAACGCAGATGATGTACGACATCTTACAACTGAACGACATGCTCGTTCCTGAACTGCTTGATATTGCAGAAAAGCTGGACATTCCGAACGCCAAAAAACTCGACAAGCAAGCACTGATCTATAAAATACTCGATAAACAGGCTGTAATAGCATCCGAAGAGCAGCAGGGAGGCGACGAAAAGAAGACAAGGAAGCGAAAGGCTGCCACTAAAAAGGAAGATAACGATAGCCCCGCCACCCCCGCAGAACAAACTCCATCAGAAGAAAAACCTGCCGCCAAAAAAGGAAGAAAGCCCGCCACCAGCAAAGCAGCATCCAAACCGGAAGAAGAAGAGAAAGAAAAACCGAAACCTGCAGCAGCAGCCGCGGCAGCTCCTCAGAAACGCAAGCTCGATATAGATCTGGATATTCCCTCCCTCACGTTTGATGACGATGATGATATTGTATTGCCGGCATTATCCGACGAAGAAGAGGAAGAAGAGATCGCATTACCGGAAGAAGAACTGGCGGACGATGATGACTTCGTGACCGCGCAGGACCCTGTGGCAGCGCCGGTCAAGCAACAACAGCAACCCGGCGGGCATAAATACCCGAAGAAAGAACCTATGTTCAACATAGAGTTCGATGGGGTGATCCTCAGTGAAGGGGTGCTGGAAATGATGCCGGACGGTTATGGTTTCCTCCGTTCTTCCGATTACAACTACCTCAGTTCCCCTGATGATATTTATGTATCTCCTTCCCAGATCAAACTGTTCGGGCTGAAGACCGGTGATACCGTACGCGGTTCCGTTCGTCCGCCGAAAGAAGGAGAGAAATATTTTGCATTGCTGAAAGTGGAGACCATCAACGGCAAATCCCCGGAGGAAGTGCGCGACCGTGTACCTTTCGACTATCTGACACCGTTGTTCCCTTTCGAAAAACTGACGCTCACCACCACCTCCAATAACTACTCCACCCGTATCATGGATATGTTCACCCCGATCGGTAAAGGCCAGCGTGGCCTGATCGTGGCGCAACCCAAGGTGGGTAAGACCATGTTACTGAAAGAAGTAGCGAACGCCATCGCCACCAACCATCCGGATATCTATCTGATGGTGGTGCTGATCGATGAACGTCCGGAAGAGGTGACCGATATGGAACGCAGTGTAAAAGCGGAAGTGATCGCCTCCACTTTTGATGAGCCGGCGGAAAAACACGTAAAAGTCTCCGCCATAGCTCTGCAGAAAGCCAAAAGGTTGGTGGAATGCGGCCACGATGTAGTGATCCTGCTGGATTCCATTACCCGTCTTGCCCGCGCACACAACACCGTGGCCCCTGCTTCCGGCAAGGTACTGAGCGGTGGTGTGGAAGCCAACGCCATGCAGAAACCAAAACAGTTCTTCGGCGCCGCCCGTAAAATAGAGAACGGCGGATCGCTCACCATCCTGGCTACCGCCCTGATAGACACCGGCTCCAAAATGGATGAGGTGATCTTTGAAGAATTCAAAGGTACCGGTAATATGGAACTGGCGCTGGATCGCAGACTGGCTAACCGCCGTATCTTCCCGGCCATTGACGTTACCGCTTCCTCTACCCGCCGCGATGACCTGCTGCTGGAAAAAGAAATGCTTTCCCGCATTTACATCCTGCGCAATCACCTGGCGGATATGAACACGGAAGAAACCATGAACTTCATGCTGCAGCATATGAGAGGCACACGGAACAACGAAGAATTCCTGATCTCCATGAGCAGGTAAAAACATATTCAGATCATGCAAAAGGGTGTATCAGGTCCGATACACCCTTTTTATTTGTCTCTCCGTGAGTACATCCTTCACTGAAAAAGGCCCTGGTCAGCTGACCGGGGCCTTTTTACTTTCACATGGCTAAACATGCACCTCTACCTTCAATCGTCATATATGTGGGTATGCTATGGTCGTTTCCGTAATCACCTGCTGTTCCATCACAAAAGGGCCGTGCGGCGGGCGTGGAGGTTTCGGTGGCTTGGGTGGCAGTTTTGGCGTTGCACAACTTACCCCGATGATCAATATTGCACCAACAGCGACTGATGCGCTCCATATCTTTTTCATACACTGCATTTTTAATGTTGTTTCTTTTGCTGGCCCGGTGCAAACGGCTTCGCTGATTTCGTACCATACATCTTCTTCGCCTGCCCCGGCGGAATGCGGTTACCCTGCGAATCATGGTACACGGTACAACTGCCGAAGACAATAGCGGTTGCCAGCAAACACGATAATATGATCCTGTTGTTTTTCATTGACTGGTTATTATTTCACAAGTGGTATTGCCAAAACTCTGCCAAAGTCGCCCGAAATGAAAAAAGCATTGCCGGTCAAACAGCAATGCTTTCAAAAAAAGAGTAATAGTTAGATTAGAACAGGAAGCTCACACCCAGCTGGAACTGTTGGGTGAACGCAAAATCAAAAGCGCTGCTTTTGGATTTGATGTCCGATCCTTCTGCTTCTGAAGTGGTGTTAGCATAGCTCAGGCCACCGAAAACACCTTCGATCACGAAGCATTTGGTAACGAAATAGCTGATACCCGGCTGAACATTGGCGTAGATACCGCTGTTGCTGGACACCTTGTCCCCATCCTGCTTGGTCTGGCCGAAACCATAACCAACATTAGCTTCACCAAAGAAGGCAAATTTGGAACCGCCGATCACATGGTAGTTACGAACAAAAACACCAGGAATGATCATGGTAGTATTGCGCTTGTCCTCAACCCCTGCAACTTCATCTTTGCTGGTGAAGAAATTGGTTTCCGCCATTACACCGATCATCCATTTGTCGCTCAAAGCATAACCAACTTTCGGGCTGATAAAGAACTCGGTGGTCGTCATCTTGTCATCTGTTGCGTCATTTTCCTTGGAGGATGTTGTGCTGATGCCAACGCCTCCACCTACAAGAAAATCACCTTTAGCTACCTGTGCTTTCGCAAACTGAGTTCCAAACAGGCCCACTACGGCCAAAACGATCATTTTTTTCATCTGTCGTACAATTTAATTTTTGATTATGTCAAATAATTGATTCCGCTGTTCATGTTTCTACATACATGCCAATCGGGGGAAGAAGAAGCTGGTTGTATCCGTGGTTATCTTAAGCCGTTAAAGAATATGGTCAGTACCATCTTTTCACGGTGCATAAATTCTTTTATATTTTCTGTATGATGAAGTTCAAAACCCTGGGCCTGCCACTTGCACCAGATCACCCACAAACCAAATAACACATGCACCAGCATTTCGGCGGTCTTTTCGGGATCATGCTGCGGCGATATCTCCCCATCTGCAATTCCCTTGCGTATCCAGGCTGCCAGAAAACGGCTCTCCGCCTGCTGTACCAGCTCGCCTACCTGCCGCTGAAGGTTGCCGGGCTTTTCCCGCACCCATTCGTGCACACCAAACAGGAAATGATATTCCTGCAGTATCTTTTCTTTCAGCGTCAGATACCTGTCCATCACCAACTGTACCGTTACCGGCCCTTCCAGGAAACTGCTGACGTCCGCAAAACAACGGGAAACGATCCTTTCGATCACCGCCACATAAATGCGGTCTTTATCCGGGAAATAATAATATAAAGATCCTTTGGACATGTCCAGGTCCCCTGCAATCTCCCCCATGGTCGTCTTGGCCAGCCCATAGCGCGAAAAGCGCTTTAGCGCAGCTTCCAGTATCACTTCCCTTTTTTGATCCTGTTCAGCCATGAAAAGAAGTACAAAGAACCTTTTGACCTTTTGACTTTGCGGGTCAAATGTACGAAGTGTTTTGAAACTGCCAAAAGAATTTACCGCGGAATTTAAAAAAACTTAAAAATATGACATGCATAATCATATTGTTAAGCAAATGTAAATAAATATTTTAATTGTGCATATGTAATTTGATAAAGATTTGTTAAAACAGGCACAGGGGGCTATCCGGGGTGGTTGGTGCCATGCCTAATGTTTACTAGTTAAAAATTGCCGGGTTCAAACCGGGGTCAACGGGTTTGTCAGGTATCCGTTTCCCGGGCAACGCAGTATCGGCATTGCCCGGGAAAACGGCAAATGAGCTTACCAGCCCAACAGGTATGCAAAGATCAGCGGCGCAACGATGGTGGCGTCTGATTCCACAATAAACTTGGGTGTATGGATATCCAGCTTGCCCCAGGTGATCTTTTCATTGGGCACGGCGCCGGAGTAGGAACCGTAGGAGGTGGTGGAATCGGATATCTGGCAGAAGTAACTCCAGAAAGGCACGTCATGCCATTCCAGGTCCTGGTACATCATCGGTACCACACAGATAGGGAAATCTCCCGCAATGCCCCCACCGATCTGGAAGAAACCTACGCCCTTGCCGGAAGAGTTCTTGCGGTACCAGTCGCTCAGTTCCACCATATATTCAATACCGCTCTTCATGGTGCTGGCCTTCAGTTCTCCTTTTATGCAGTAGGAAGCGAAGATATTGCCCATGGTGCTGTCTTCCCATCCGGGTACAACAATGGGAATGTTCTTTTCCGCCGCAGCGATCATCCAGCTGTTTTTCGGATCGATCTCGTAATGCTCTTTCATGACGCCGCTAAGCAGCAGTTTATACATGTATTCATGAGGAAAATAGCGTTCACCGTTGCTTTCCGCGTCTTTCCATATCTTGTAAATATGCTGTTGTATGCGGCGGAAGGCTTCTTCCTCCGGAATGCAGGTGTCTGTTACGCGGTTAAAGCCGCCTTCCAGCAGTTTCCATTCATCTTCCGGGCTCAGGTCGCGGTAGTGGGGAACGCGTTTGTAATGCGTATGCGCCACCAGGTTCATGATATCTTCCTCCAGGTTGGCGCCGGTGCAGGAGATGATATCCACTTTCCCCTGGCGGATCATTTCTGCAAAGGAAATGCCCAGTTCCGCCGTGCTCATGGCGCCGGCGAGGGTTACCATCATTTTACCGCCTTCCAGCAGATGTGTTTCATACCCCTTTGCCGCATCTACCAGCGCCGCGGCGTTAAAATGGCGGTAATGATGCTGGATAAACTGAGAGATCGGTCCTTTATTCATAACAGTACAGTATTTTCTTCGTTTAAGCCGCAAAGGTAAGATAAAGACATAAAAAAAACCGTTCCGGGAAAACGGAACGGTTATGACTGATTAAACTAAAACTAAAACCTGTTGGTGTGACTGTGTACTACGCTTTTTGTAATTTCTTGAGGGTGGTAACATAACCGGAAGACTGCGCTTTCAGCACGGTCCAGTGTGTTTCGCTTTCGAGCGTAACAACATAGGTGGTCGTGTCGTTAGCGTCATACTCCACTACGCTGTGTATACGCTGGTCAGGGAACTTCTTCATCAGTTTGGTAATAACATTCAGCGGCAGTTCGCTGTCCGTAATGTAACGGGACGTAGCGAGCAGGTTGCCTTCATTGTCAAAATGCGCGGTTACCTTGGAGGTATTGATCGTGAATTTGGCAACATACTTGTCCTTGGTGCTGTACCAGGATACATCTTCTGCTCCTACAAATTCTTTGTTAAAGGCATCCATCACTTTTTTGTTGCTGACGGAATTGTCTCTGGCTACTACGGCGCTGCTGGTAAATACCGCAACGAGGGTAAGAATGGCGATAATTTTTTTCATGGCGGAAAAGTTTTATCTGGTTTAGTGTTTAAAAAAATTGTTTGTGATTACGGTGTAAAAGTACTCCGGTGGCAAGCGGTTGGCAAGCGAATCTTTAGGAGTGGTGCTGCAAGATTAAATCAATGTTATGCATGTTATCACGCTTACCTGAAAGCATCTGGAGGGGATCGCTGCAAGCCAATACAGCAAAGGAGTTGAGCGGAAAGAGCAAATGTTGCACGGACAAGGGTTAAGACTTTGTTAAAGTGGAATGCTGGTGACAACTGGTAGTGTACGGCAAGCGTTTTTCAAAAGCGGACACTTATTCCCGGAAGCGGACACCATCGCAGATAAGTCTTATCTTGGAAAGGAGGAAACGTCCTGTTTATCAGGTCTCCGCCGTTCATAACTTATCTTTTACCGTTCAACAGCCCATGAATTATCTCGCACACGCCTACCTTTCTTTTCATGATCCGGCCATTACCGTTGGCCAGCTGATCGCGGATTTTGTGAAAGGGAAACAGATCGATTCCTATGATAAAAGGATACAGCAGGGCATCCGGCTGCATCGCGCACTGGATGAGTTTACGGACGGCCATCCGGCTACCCGTCAGGCCAATGCGGTGTTCCGGCCGGCCTGCGGCCCCTACGGCCCGGTGTTCATGGACGTGGTCTACGATCACTTCCTGGCCAATGATCCGGAACATTTCCCCGGGGACGCCCTGGCTGCCTTCGCCGCATCTGTGTACGACATACTGGTTACTTATGACAGCCAGCTGCCGCCGGAGTTCAGGCGGGTATCCGGGTATATGCGCAGCCAGAACTGGCTGTATCATTATCAGGAGAGAACCGGCATCTTCAGCAGTTTTTCCGGTATCATACGGAGAGCCCGGTATTTCGATAAACCCGCCACCGTTCCTTTTGCGGTATTTGAAGAGCATTACCGGACGCTGGAACTGTGTTACCGGCAATTTTTCCCGGACGCGCTGGACTATATGAAAAGCCGTTATGAGGGTATCGGGTAGCAGGAGCGTCCTTATATAATTATATACTCCTTTTGAGGATTTTCTGAAAATCGCCTAGTTTTGGGCATAAATTGATAAAACCATAAAGCATACACAGGTTATGAACACGATCAAAGCACTACTGGTAATAATAGGTTTGGCCGCCCTGCAACCGGCTCTGGGGCAGGAAAGGAAAATGCCGCCGATAGATCCCAGCCCGATGGACATGGCTTATTTCCCTGTAATGTACCCCTATGTGTGCAAGGTGAAAGGAGAGCCGGGTACCCTGGTGGCCCGTGCAGTGTTCAGCCGGCCGCAGAAAAAAGGCCGCCCGATCTTCGGGAACCTGGTGGAGTATGGCAAGGTATGGCGCCTTGGCGCAAATGAAGCAACGGAGGTTGAGTTTTACCGCCCGGTGATCATTGGCGGCAAGCAGGTGCCCAAAGGCCGGTACACCCTCTACGCCATCCCTGCTGAAGCGAAATGGACAGTCATCATCAACAAACAGACCGATATCTGGGGCGCCTATAAATATGAGCAAAGCCTGGACCTTGTGCGTACAGACGTACCCGTACGCGAGGCCGGCGAGGAACTGGAAGCCTTCAGCATGGTATTCGAAAAGGCTGCTTACGGCGCCAATCTGCTGATCGGATGGGACAAAACCCAGGTCAGCCTCCCCATCCGCTGGAATGATGCCGCCGCATCCGCCGCCAAAAAGAAATAATATCCTGATATTCACTACATAACAAAAGGCAGCGACGGTTCGCTGCCTTTTGTATTACATATATAGCTATAGGGAGAGATAGAAAGAAAAAAGCGGTAAGAATACCGCCTTCAGAAATTTTTAACCATATCCTATGAAAAACCTACGGTAAAATTAGGCGATAAATGGCCAGGACAAAACCCGTTTCTGGTGAACGCATCAAATTTCCTCGTGACCGTCACATATCCCGAGGTATGGGACGGGCGGTCCGGGAAAATACCTGCCGGATTCCCCTGAAAGTGCGTAGTAATAAGCATTACAGCATTCCCGTAATACTACGTAAGTGTTATAGTATAACTACGTATATCCACTATATATACCTCCGGTAATGGCAAAAACATCCCCATTTCCAAATTCGTTACCTTTGATAGTTCTTAAAACAAAGCAAACCATGAAGTTAGGTACTAAACTCATTCACGCGGGCGTTGAGCCGGACCCATCCACCGGCGCGATTATGACGCCCATCTTCCAGACTTCCACCTATGTGCAGCGTGCGCCGGGCGATCATAAGGGCTACGAATATGCCCGTACGCAGAACCCCACGCGCCACGCCCTGCAAAATGCGCTGGCTGCCATTGAGAACGGAAAACATGGTCTTTGCTTCAGCAGCGGCATGGCTGCTACAGATGTGGTGATGAAATTGCTTTCCCCCGGCGATGAGGTGATCGCTTCCAGCGACCTCTATGGCGGAAGCTACCGGGTTTTCACCAAGGTCTTCGCCCGTTACGGCATCCGGTTCCATTTCGTGGATATGCATGATGCACAGAACATTGTGCCTTTCATCAATGCACAAACGAAAATGATCTGGATAGAAACACCGACCAATCCTTTACTGAATATCATCGACATAGCGGCCTGCGCAGCCATCGCCAAAGAATACAAGGTACTGCTGAGCGTAGACAATACTTTTGCATCTCCTTACCTCCAGAACCCGCTTGATCTTGGTGCGGATATTGTAGTGCATTCCGCAACGAAATATCTCGGCGGACACAGCGATGTGGTGCATGGCGCGGTGATCGTAAAGGACGATGCGCTGGCGGAACAGCTGGCTTTCTTCCAGAATAGCTGCGGCGCCGTACCCGGACCGCAGGATTGCTTCCTGGTATTACGCGGATTGAAGACCCTGCATGTGCGCATGCAGCGGCATTGCGAGAACGGAGAGGCCGTTGCCCGCTTCCTCCGGGAGCATCCTGCCGTAGGGAAAGTGTTATGGTGCGGTTTTGAAGATCATCCCAATCACGCCATTGCCAAAAAACAGATGCGGGGTTTCGGCGGCATGATCTCTTTCTCCCTGAAGGATGACAGCCAGGCGGCTGCGCTCAAAGTGCTGAGCAGTACCAAACTGTTCTCCCTGGCCGAATCTCTCGGCGGCGTGGAGTCCCTCATCGGGCATCCTGCTACCATGACGCATGCCTCCATTCCAAGGGAAGAAAGGATCAGGAACGGACTGACGGACTCGCTGATGAGGCTGAGCGTAGGTATCGAAGATGCGACCGACCTGGTGGAAGATCTGAAGCAGGCTTTAGGCTAGTTAGCCGCCTGATTAGAAAAACCGGGAGAAACAGATTATTTTTAGCAGATTACACCTACGTTCCGCTGTAAGCAGCGGCAGTCCATATACCATAACCGTATGAAGTCCCAACAACTGAAAGATTTTCTCGATGCCAAAGCGGCATATTACAATCAACCGGCATTCGTAGCCGGGGATCCCGTCAGCATTCCCCACCGCTACAGCCGGTTGCAGGATATAGAGATCGCTGCCCTGTTCGCCGCCATACTGGCCTGGGGCAACCGTACCACCATTATCAACAAGTGTACGGAACTGATGGAGCTCTTTGATAATGCACCCTACGATTTCATCCTGAACCACCAGGCCCAGGACCGGATGCGCCTGATGGGCTTCAAGCATCGCACCTTCAACGGGCTTGACCTGATGTATTTCGTGGAGTTCCTCCAGCATTACTATTCCAATGTGACCTCCCTGGAATTTGCTTTCAGCGGCCATATGG
This genomic stretch from Chitinophaga sp. XS-30 harbors:
- a CDS encoding isopenicillin N synthase family oxygenase, producing the protein MATVNTIPSVDLADFTSGDPARKAAFVAQLGKAYEEVGFVAVRNHGIPDELIADLYKYVQEFFRLPAATKHSYEIPELAGQRGYTSFGKEHAKGFDAPDLKEFFQFGQSVEDNDPVKAEYPDNVQVKEVPAFTPTFFKAYRGFEQSGRALLQAIALYLGLDEHYFDDKIHNGNSILRAIHYPPITQEPKSAIRAEQHEDINLITLLVGASADGLQIQDKQGNWVPVTSLPEQIVVNVGDMLQRLTNNRLKSTTHRVVNPPRELWGTSRFSIPFFLHPKSGMDLSCLSSCVDDKHPLAYEPITAGEYLDERLREIGLKK
- a CDS encoding biopolymer transporter ExbD, whose amino-acid sequence is MAEMNTQAESGRRRGGRRSKKLSTRVDMTPMVDLGFLLITFFMLTTTMSKPRSLSLIMPADGPPMPVGASKSLTLLVGANNSISWYDGQGDDPVAPPVIHRSSFSPGKGIGEVIRAKQQKVAQLYGDADQLVVSVKASPGAQYRNVVDALDEMKINRVARFALVDISGTELRMLGE
- the asnS gene encoding asparagine--tRNA ligase; amino-acid sequence: MSQRVKIKQILSSDQTNYAVTVKGWIRTFRNNQFIALNDGSTNNNLQIVVDPEQMDPAEFRRLTRGAAISVTGEVIPSLGKGQKLELKAAVLEVLGDCDAEAYPIQPQKQSLEFLREIAHLRFRTNTFGAVFRLRHSLAFAVNQFFNDKGFVYLHTPIITASDAEGAGEMFRVTTLDLKNPPRNAEGEIDFKEDFFGRSTNLTVSGQLEGELGAMAFGEIYTFGPTFRAENSNTARHLAEFWMIEPEMAFYDLNDNMDLAEKFIKYVIGYALQHNREDLDFLAQRLADEEKQKPQQERSEMGLIEKLEFVLNNKFERITYTTAIDILKNSKPNKNKKFQYIVEEWGADLQSEHERYLVEKHFKKPVILTDYPAAIKSFYMKRNDDGKTVRAMDILFPGIGEIVGGSQREESYEKLVERMKAMNVPVEELSWYLDTRRFGTAPHSGFGLGFERLVLFVSGMTNIRDVIPFPRTPKNAEF
- the rho gene encoding transcription termination factor Rho, yielding MYDILQLNDMLVPELLDIAEKLDIPNAKKLDKQALIYKILDKQAVIASEEQQGGDEKKTRKRKAATKKEDNDSPATPAEQTPSEEKPAAKKGRKPATSKAASKPEEEEKEKPKPAAAAAAAPQKRKLDIDLDIPSLTFDDDDDIVLPALSDEEEEEEIALPEEELADDDDFVTAQDPVAAPVKQQQQPGGHKYPKKEPMFNIEFDGVILSEGVLEMMPDGYGFLRSSDYNYLSSPDDIYVSPSQIKLFGLKTGDTVRGSVRPPKEGEKYFALLKVETINGKSPEEVRDRVPFDYLTPLFPFEKLTLTTTSNNYSTRIMDMFTPIGKGQRGLIVAQPKVGKTMLLKEVANAIATNHPDIYLMVVLIDERPEEVTDMERSVKAEVIASTFDEPAEKHVKVSAIALQKAKRLVECGHDVVILLDSITRLARAHNTVAPASGKVLSGGVEANAMQKPKQFFGAARKIENGGSLTILATALIDTGSKMDEVIFEEFKGTGNMELALDRRLANRRIFPAIDVTASSTRRDDLLLEKEMLSRIYILRNHLADMNTEETMNFMLQHMRGTRNNEEFLISMSR
- a CDS encoding quinol oxidase subunit 4 — encoded protein: MKNNRIILSCLLATAIVFGSCTVYHDSQGNRIPPGQAKKMYGTKSAKPFAPGQQKKQH
- a CDS encoding outer membrane beta-barrel protein; the protein is MKKMIVLAVVGLFGTQFAKAQVAKGDFLVGGGVGISTTSSKENDATDDKMTTTEFFISPKVGYALSDKWMIGVMAETNFFTSKDEVAGVEDKRNTTMIIPGVFVRNYHVIGGSKFAFFGEANVGYGFGQTKQDGDKVSSNSGIYANVQPGISYFVTKCFVIEGVFGGLSYANTTSEAEGSDIKSKSSAFDFAFTQQFQLGVSFLF
- a CDS encoding TetR/AcrR family transcriptional regulator, coding for MAEQDQKREVILEAALKRFSRYGLAKTTMGEIAGDLDMSKGSLYYYFPDKDRIYVAVIERIVSRCFADVSSFLEGPVTVQLVMDRYLTLKEKILQEYHFLFGVHEWVREKPGNLQRQVGELVQQAESRFLAAWIRKGIADGEISPQHDPEKTAEMLVHVLFGLWVIWCKWQAQGFELHHTENIKEFMHREKMVLTIFFNGLR
- a CDS encoding deoxyhypusine synthase family protein, with the translated sequence MNKGPISQFIQHHYRHFNAAALVDAAKGYETHLLEGGKMMVTLAGAMSTAELGISFAEMIRQGKVDIISCTGANLEEDIMNLVAHTHYKRVPHYRDLSPEDEWKLLEGGFNRVTDTCIPEEEAFRRIQQHIYKIWKDAESNGERYFPHEYMYKLLLSGVMKEHYEIDPKNSWMIAAAEKNIPIVVPGWEDSTMGNIFASYCIKGELKASTMKSGIEYMVELSDWYRKNSSGKGVGFFQIGGGIAGDFPICVVPMMYQDLEWHDVPFWSYFCQISDSTTSYGSYSGAVPNEKITWGKLDIHTPKFIVESDATIVAPLIFAYLLGW
- a CDS encoding PepSY-like domain-containing protein, which produces MKKIIAILTLVAVFTSSAVVARDNSVSNKKVMDAFNKEFVGAEDVSWYSTKDKYVAKFTINTSKVTAHFDNEGNLLATSRYITDSELPLNVITKLMKKFPDQRIHSVVEYDANDTTTYVVTLESETHWTVLKAQSSGYVTTLKKLQKA